The following proteins come from a genomic window of Sorghum bicolor cultivar BTx623 chromosome 3, Sorghum_bicolor_NCBIv3, whole genome shotgun sequence:
- the LOC8084322 gene encoding protodermal factor 1: MEARRSLLASFVLAALAAQALVAVVESRASPMEKASQGEDVKKPDCVPGMDPRSFPGTGGGHGITPVTPSHGGSGSPGTTPSHGGGGYGPTPSHGGTLPSPSHGGSGSSPTSPSTGGGGSPSHGGGAYGGSPSTPGGGAYGGSPSTPGGGAYGGSPSTPGGGGAYGGGSPSPAHGGAYGSSPTPAYGGNSPSHGGIGTSSPTSFVPMDPHSFGTCDYWRSHPMEIWSAIGGRFPSTSSSMGTMSHFFGAAAGSVGGANMMSIQDALGNTRADGTGALLREGAAALLNSMTRAGFPYTTEQVRDAFAAAAAGGSDGAAAAQAAAFRKANEGKA; the protein is encoded by the exons ATGGAGGCGCGGAGATCTCTCCTGGCGAGCTTCGTGCTCGCCGCGTTGGCCGCGCAGGCCTTGGTGGCCGTGGTCGAGTCCAGGGCCAGCCCCATGGAGAAGGCAAGCCAAG GTGAGGACGTGAAGAAGCCGGACTGCGTGCCGGGGATGGACCCGCGCTCGTTCCCGGGGACCGGCGGCGGCCACGGCATCACGCCCGTGACGCCGTCGCACGGAGGCTCAGGCTCCCCCGGGACGACGCCgtcccacggcggcggcgggtacGGGCCAACGCCGTCGCACGGCGGGACGCTGCCTTCCCCGTCCCACGGCGGCTCCGGCTCCTCTCCGACGTCGCCCTCCACCGGCGGCGGTGGCTCCCCGtctcacggcggcggcgcgtacGGTGGTTCCCCGTCCACCCCTGGCGGCGGCGCGTATGGTGGGTCTCCGTCCacccccggcggcggcgcgtatGGTGGGTCTCCGTCCacacccggcggcggcggcgcctacGGAGGCGGGTCCCCATCGCCTGCCCATGGTGGCGCCTACGGGAGCTCGCCGACGCCCGCGTACGGCGGCAACTCCCCCTCGCACGGCGGCATCGGGACCTCGTCGCCGACGTCGTTCGTCCCCATGGACCCCCACAGCTTCGGCACCTGCGA CTACTGGAGGTCGCACCCAATGGAGATCTGGTCAGCGATCGGCGGCCGGTTCCCGAGCACGTCGTCATCGATGGGGACGATGAGCCACTTCTTCGGCGCGGCGGCGGGCAGCGTGGGCGGCGCGAACATGATGAGCATCCAGGACGCGCTGGGCAACACCCGGGCGGACGGCACGGGCGCGCTGCTGCGCGAGGGCGCCGCCGCGCTGCTCAACTCCATGACCCGCGCCGGGTTCCCCTACACCACGGAGCAGGTCCGCGACGCGTtcgcggcggccgccgcgggCGGGTCCGACGGCGCGGCCGCGGCGCAGGCGGCGGCGTTCAGGAAGGCCAACGAGGGCAAGGCGTag